One Ricinus communis isolate WT05 ecotype wild-type chromosome 2, ASM1957865v1, whole genome shotgun sequence DNA segment encodes these proteins:
- the LOC8281655 gene encoding 5'-adenylylsulfate reductase-like 4 has translation MGARVWQRRIAMFFVLIIILGSSISASAAVNPSWDLMCPRESVLDSIFGFLDRSCVVLPTPNSPGFFGVTEGDEVSLQKALNLVHKNSQKHAAVLFYASWCPFSRSFRPSFSLLSSLYPSIAHFAIEESSVRPSILSKYGVHGFPTLFLLNSTMRERYQGSRTLGSLVAFYTDVTGIKTVSLNKESLDKIVRPSHHEKHENNEQENCPFSWARSPENLFRQETYLALATAFVLVRLVYLFFPTLLLFAQFAWRRHIQNLRLGSLLEHPRAYLNGVMQVFNSLKEPCRKRNLQEGAMNARAWASKSLATVSIGDASTSRGAPISEYR, from the exons ATGGGAGCTAGGGTTTGGCAAAGGCGGATCGCTATGTTCTTCGtgcttattataattttagggAGTTCAATTTCTGCGTCCGCCGCCGTCAACCCTAGCTGGGATTTGATGTGTCCAAGAGAGTCTGTTTTAGATTCGATCTTTGGATTTCTAGATCGAAGCTGCGTCGTTTTGCCAACTCCTAATTCTCCAGGTTTCTTTGGTGTTACCgag GGTGATGAGGTTTCATTACAAAAGGCACTGAACTTGGTTCACAAAAACAGCCAGAAACATGCAGCTGTTCTCTTCTATGCATCTTGGTGCCCTTTCTCTAGGAGTTTTAGACCCAGCTTTtccctcctttcttctttgtaTCCCTCAATTGCTCATTTTGCAATTGAAGAGTCATCCGTCAGGCCAAG CATACTCTCAAAGTATGGGGTTCATGGATTTCCAactcttttccttttgaatTCTACCATGCGAGAGCGTTATCAAGGTTCCCGGACTCTGGGTTCTCTTGTTGCTTTTTATACTGATGTTACAG GCATCAAGACTGTATCATTGAATAAAGAATCCCTTGACAAAATTGTACGTCCATCACATCATGAGAAGCATGAGAACAATGAGCAGGAAAACTGCCCATTCTCATGGGCAAGATCTCCAGAGAACTTGTTTAGACAGGAAACATATTTGGCTCTGGCGACAGCATTTGTGCTTGTGAGATTGGTTTATTTGTTTTTCCCTACACTGCTTCTATTTGCTCAATTTGCTTGGAGAAGGCACATACAGAACTTGAGATTGGGGAGCTTGTTGGAGCATCCTCGGGCATACCTGAATGGAGTAATGCAGGTTTTTAACTCTCTTAAGGAGCCCTGCAGGAAACGTAATTTACAAGAAGGAGCAATGAATGCCAGGGCATGGGCTTCAAAGTCCCTTGCTACAGTGTCAATAGGGGATGCAAGCACTAGTAGGGGTGCACCAATTAGTGAATATCGCTGA
- the LOC8281654 gene encoding melanoma-associated antigen 1 has translation MASSSQDFSQLNISGEEKDKLVAEVIRYVLFKTHQNSGCPIKRDELTQIVTKNYRQRLLPAFVINEAIAKLSTIFGFELRELQRSRPSSTNHQSTNDAKSYVLISQLPADVYRKYVEDVNTAHLTGFTFVVISIVHLAGGKVPEENLWHHLRRMGLHETDESHPVLGNIKQALEMLVQQRYLQKDKVNGPDGSTTVYELAERALDGPVNERIKEYISQIVKKDFATVDID, from the exons ATGGCAAGTTCAAGTCAAGATTTCTCTCAATTGAACATTTCGGGAGAGGAAAAAGACAAGCTTGTAGCGGAAGTGATACGATACGTGCTTTTTAAAACGCACCAAAATTCCGGTTGCCCGATCAAAAGAGACGAGCTTACTCAAATCGTTACTAAAAACTATCGTCAGCGGTTGCTTCCTGCTTTTGTTATTAATGAGGCCATAGCTAAGCTCTCTACCATTTTTGGCTTCGAACTGAGGGAGCTTCAAAGATCTCGTCCTTCCTCCACTAATCACCAAA GTACTAATGATGCTAAATCCTATGTTCTCATCAGTCAACTACCTGCTGATGTGTACAGGAAATATGTTGAGGATGTAAATACAGCACATCTGACTGGTTTTACATTTGTCGTAATCAGTATTGTGCACCTTGCTGGAGGCAAAGTCCCAGAGG AAAATCTTTGGCATCACTTGAGGCGCATGGGGTTACATGAAACTGATGAAAGCCATCCTGTCCTTGGAAACATCAAGCAGGCATTGGAAATGCTCGTCCAGCAAAG ATATTTGCAGAAAGACAAAGTTAATGGTCCTGATGGTAGTACTACGGTTTATGAGCTTGCTGAGAGAGCTTTAGATGGCCCAGTTAATGAGAGAATTAAAGAATACATATCACAG ATTGTCAAAAAGGACTTCGCAACTGTGGATATTGACTAA
- the LOC8281653 gene encoding 14-3-3 protein 7, which translates to MEKEREQQVYTARLAEQAERYDEMVEAMKKVAKLDVELTVEERNLVSVGYKNVIGARRASWRILSSIEQKEEAKGNEQNVKRIKEYRQRVEDELAKICNDILSVIDEHLLPSSMTGESTVFYYKMKGDYYRYLAEFKTTDDRKEAADQSLKAYEAATSTAATDLPPTHPIRLGLALNFSVFYYEILNSPERACHLAKQAFDEAIAELDSLNEESYKDSTLIMQLLRDNLTLWTSDLPEEGGEQSKGDEPQAEN; encoded by the exons ATGGAGAAGGAGAGAGAGCAGCAAGTTTACACAGCAAGACTCGCTGAGCAAGCCGAGCGTTACGATG AGATGGTTGAAGCGATGAAGAAAGTTGCTAAACTGGATGTGGAATTGACAGTGGAGGAGAGGAATTTGGTGTCTGTTGGATACAAAAACGTGATTGGGGCAAGAAGGGCATCATGGCGTATATTGTCTTCTATTGAACAAAAAGAGGAGGCAAAGGGTAATGAACAAAATGTTAAGAGGATTAAGGAGTATCGTCAGAGAGTAGAAGATGAGCTTGCTAAGATTTGCAATGATATATTATCAGTAATTGATGAGCATCTTCTTCCCTCCTCGATGACAGGGGAATCCACTGTTTTTTACTATAAGAT GAAAGGAGACTATTATCGCTATTTAGCTGAGTTCAAGACCACTGATGATCGGAAAGAAGCTGCAGATCAGTCCCTTAAGGCTTATGAG GCTGCCACCTCTACTGCAGCCACAGACCTACCCCCTACTCATCCAATCAGACTTGGCCTGGCTCTGAACTTTTCTGTTTTCTACTATGAGATTTTGAACTCCCCTGAAAG GGCCTGCCACCTGGCGAAACAAGCATTTGATGAAGCAATAGCAGAACTTGATAGCCTCAATGAAGAATCGTACAAGGACAGCACCCTTATAATGCAGCTTCTGAGGGATAATCTCACTTTATGGACATCAGATTTGCCTGAGGAGGGAG GTGAGCAATCCAAAGGTGATGAACCTCAAGCAGAG AATTAG
- the LOC8281652 gene encoding uncharacterized hydrolase YugF, which produces MSRCFSFTEAKNRCYISTFTKVGLQSTTTDLKDGTVIHCWVPKSPTQSKPNLLLIHGLGANAMWQWNDVIRRFTPYFNVYIPDLVFFGDSYTTRLDRTESFQAECVMRVMEANLVGKLSLVGLSYGGFVGYSIAAEYKEVVERVVICCSGICMEEKDLREGVFTVSDLEEAASILVPLKPDKLRQLVGFTFYKPPPLGLIPDCFLIDFIDAMCRDYVTQKKELIRAIPKDRKLSNVPKITQPTLIIWGEHDRIFPVELGYRLKRHLGDNAHLAVINNAGHAINMENKKEYIKLLKSFLVDLQLPAETTHLKIYRTTDDLTAR; this is translated from the exons atgtcGAGGTGTTTTAGCTTCACAGAAGCTAAAAATAGGTGCTACATATCAACATTCACTAAAGTAGGACTTCAATCCACCACAACAGATCTCAAAGACGGCACCGTAATTCACTGTTGGGTACCCAAATCACCGACTCAATCAAAACCCAATCTTCTCTTAATCCACGGCTTAGGAGCCAACGCAATGTGGCAGTGGAATGATGTCATCCGCCGCTTCACTCCTTACTTCAATGTCTATATACCTGATTTGGTTTTTTTTGGCGACTCATACACGACTCGGCTGGATCGAACCGAGTCGTTTCAAGCTGAGTGTGTGATGCGAGTGATGGAGGCTAACTTGGTTGGGAAGCTGAGTTTGGTTGGGCTTAGTTATGGTGGGTTTGTTGGGTACAGTATAGCTGCGGAGTATAAGGAAGTTGTTGAAAGAGTGGTGATTTGTTGTTCAGGTATTTGTATGGAAGAGAAGGATTTGAGAGAAGGGGTTTTTACGGTGTCGGATTTGGAAGAAGCTGCTAGTATTTTGGTGCCCCTTAAACCAGACAAGTTAAGGCAATTGGTTGGTTTTACTTTCTACAAGCCTCCTCCTCTTGGTTTGATCCCTGATTGCTTCCTAATTGATTTCATAGAT GCAATGTGTAGAGACTATGTAACACAGAAGAAAGAGTTGATTAGAGCTATTCCTAAAGACAGAAAGCTTTCTAATGTTCCCAAGATTACCCAG CCAACATTGATAATCTGGGGAGAGCATGATCGAATTTTCCCAGTGGAACTAGGTTACAGATTAAAAAG GCATTTGGGGGATAATGCCCATCTGGCAGTCATCAATAATGCAGGGCATGCCATCAATATGGAGAATAAAAAGGAGTATATCAAGCTCCTGAAGTCATTTCTGGTTGATTTGCAACTTCCTGCGGAGACAACCCATCTTAAGATTTACAGGACAACGGATGATTTAACTGCAAGATAA